The DNA segment TTAGGTGTTAGGCATAGAATCCGCCTCCGATGAGACGGCTTCCATCGTAGAATGCGACTACTTGGCCGGATGCTAAAGCGCGTTGCGGCTGATGAAAGCGGATCGTGGCAGAATCGTTTCCAGTGGGAGTAAAGGTGACGGCTTGGGATGGATCGCGGTAGCGCGGCTTTGCTTGAATCTCGACAGTGTGTTCAAGTGTCTCATCTGCGTAGTGTATATGGACTACATCCATGGATTCTTGCCAAAGCCCGTCTGCGTTTGGCTGATCGAAAGCAACGTGCAGGCTGTTCGTAGGATAGTCTTTGTCTACAACCACATAAGCTTTGTTATCGGTATTCGAAGGCACGCCGATACCCTTGCGTTGTCCTATCGTGTAGCGGTGTAAACCCAGGTGTTCGCCGACGATTCTGTCCTCGTGATTGATAATTGGTCCGGGGTTGTCTTCGATAAATTGCCCGAGAAACTCGTTGATTTTCACTTCACCCAAGAAGCATATCCCCTGACTGTCTCGCTTGTCTGCGTTGGGCAGGCCAAGCTTTTTTGCAAGGGCGCGGACTTCGGGTTTTGTCAGTTCTCCCAGAGGAAAGCGCGCTTTTTGGATCTGTTGTTGGCGCAGGAGAGCGAGAAAATAAGACTGGTCTTTATTTCGATCGAGACCCTCGTGAATAAAAGCTTTGTCCGGTTCGTTAATGATACGTCGGCAGTAGTGACCGGTTCCTACTCCGTCGAAGCCCCGTTCCATCGCCCAGCGCAAAAAGACTCCAAATTTCACTTCCCGGTTGCACAGCATATCCGGGTTGGGGGTCACCCCTTTACGATAACCTTCCACGAGATAGTCTACGACATGAGATCGGTAATCTTCGATCAAGTTGATCACTTGATAATCGATCCCTAAGAGTTCCGCGACGGCCGATCCATCATCGATATCTTGCT comes from the Opitutales bacterium genome and includes:
- the mnmA gene encoding tRNA 2-thiouridine(34) synthase MnmA: MAKEKILVGMSGGVDSSVAAFLLKEAGYDVSAAYIKVWMNETDVFGRCPAQQDIDDGSAVAELLGIDYQVINLIEDYRSHVVDYLVEGYRKGVTPNPDMLCNREVKFGVFLRWAMERGFDGVGTGHYCRRIINEPDKAFIHEGLDRNKDQSYFLALLRQQQIQKARFPLGELTKPEVRALAKKLGLPNADKRDSQGICFLGEVKINEFLGQFIEDNPGPIINHEDRIVGEHLGLHRYTIGQRKGIGVPSNTDNKAYVVVDKDYPTNSLHVAFDQPNADGLWQESMDVVHIHYADETLEHTVEIQAKPRYRDPSQAVTFTPTGNDSATIRFHQPQRALASGQVVAFYDGSRLIGGGFYA